From Curtobacterium sp. SGAir0471, the proteins below share one genomic window:
- a CDS encoding BLUF domain-containing protein encodes MLSLIYSSVATRPLGDDDLAALLAQSRRANAENDVTGVLLFRNGYFLQLLEGPDQAVRSKMDTIKHDDRHTKVTVLTEELIEERQFPEWTMGFPAEDTDVEQAPGYRSTFDDLDATDGTQISSLPALRELIRWFRPSPR; translated from the coding sequence ATGCTGTCCCTGATCTACTCGAGCGTCGCCACCCGTCCCCTCGGCGACGACGACCTCGCCGCCCTGCTCGCCCAGAGCCGCCGTGCCAACGCCGAGAACGACGTCACCGGGGTGCTGCTCTTCCGGAACGGCTACTTCCTGCAGCTGCTCGAGGGGCCGGACCAGGCCGTGCGCTCGAAGATGGACACGATCAAGCACGACGACCGACACACCAAGGTCACGGTGCTCACCGAGGAGCTCATCGAGGAGCGGCAGTTCCCGGAGTGGACGATGGGCTTCCCCGCCGAGGACACCGACGTCGAGCAGGCTCCCGGGTACCGGAGCACCTTCGACGACCTCGACGCCACCGACGGTACGCAGATCAGCTCCCTGCCGGCGCTCCGCGAGCTGATCCGCTGGTTCCGACCCTCGCCCCGCTGA
- a CDS encoding carbohydrate kinase family protein, producing MDTVIVIGEALVDVVDRPEGRVEHPGGSPMNVAVGLARLGRSARLVCALGDDDRGASIRAHVGASDVEVDATAIDRTSTAVATIGEDGGASYEFDLDWRLDPVHVPAATPLVHVGSIGAVLEPGARAVLEALRVRPTDALVSVDPNVRPSITPDRDAVLATLEPLFAEADVVKLSDEDAAWLWPDRSVDQVLDGLLAYGTALAAVTLGGAGCAMASTRARITVPAPRVEVADTIGAGDSFMAGLLASVLARGSAPTALDADELGRLASLALACAAITVSRPGADPPTRAELPTGVVSDVD from the coding sequence GTGGACACCGTCATCGTCATCGGAGAAGCCCTGGTCGACGTGGTCGACCGCCCCGAGGGTCGCGTCGAACACCCGGGTGGCAGCCCGATGAACGTCGCCGTCGGCCTCGCCCGGCTCGGCCGGTCGGCGCGACTCGTCTGCGCACTCGGCGACGACGACCGCGGCGCCTCGATCCGGGCGCACGTCGGCGCGAGCGACGTCGAGGTCGACGCGACCGCGATCGACCGGACCTCGACGGCCGTCGCGACCATCGGCGAGGACGGCGGCGCGTCCTACGAGTTCGACCTCGACTGGCGGCTCGACCCGGTGCACGTGCCCGCTGCGACGCCGCTCGTCCACGTCGGCTCCATCGGCGCCGTGCTCGAACCCGGGGCACGCGCCGTGCTCGAGGCCCTGCGCGTCCGTCCGACCGACGCACTCGTCTCGGTCGACCCGAACGTCCGGCCGTCGATCACGCCGGACCGGGACGCCGTGCTCGCGACCCTCGAGCCGCTGTTCGCCGAGGCCGACGTGGTCAAGCTCAGCGACGAGGACGCCGCGTGGCTCTGGCCGGACCGCAGCGTCGACCAGGTGCTCGACGGCCTGCTCGCCTACGGCACGGCCCTCGCCGCGGTGACGCTCGGCGGAGCGGGGTGTGCGATGGCGTCCACTCGGGCGCGTATCACCGTGCCGGCGCCGCGCGTCGAGGTCGCGGACACGATCGGTGCGGGGGACTCGTTCATGGCGGGGCTGCTCGCGAGTGTGCTGGCACGGGGGAGCGCCCCGACCGCGCTCGACGCCGACGAGCTCGGTCGCCTGGCGTCGCTCGCCCTGGCCTGTGCCGCGATCACGGTGTCCCGCCCGGGCGCCGACCCACCGACCCGCGCCGAGCTCCCGACCGGGGTCGTGTCGGACGTCGACTGA
- a CDS encoding DUF421 domain-containing protein yields the protein MSTVAAVVIETDGTLSVIPKDAFGDWLALAGIS from the coding sequence GTGAGCACGGTGGCCGCGGTCGTGATCGAGACGGACGGCACCCTGAGCGTCATCCCGAAGGACGCCTTCGGCGACTGGCTGGCGCTGGCCGGAATCTCCTGA
- a CDS encoding PfkB family carbohydrate kinase, whose amino-acid sequence MSRLVSVGNVVVDIVMRVDAIPEPGGDVIASASEITAGGGLNTMVAAVRDGLPVVFAGQYGTGPFGDVVRAALVDSDVEVLQPGLDDVDSGYCVALVDATTERTFVTSVGAEGRLGREDLDRIVLRSDDTVFVSGYGLAHAVNGPAIADWLTTVPDTVRVVLDPSPLVDTLPPAVLGPVIARADVVSANGREARLMAPTAAGLPEAVAAIAASARGTALVRDGAAGCWVAESGRAPVLVPGFPVDAVDSNGAGDAHGGVFVAALARGASLHESVRRANAAAALAVTRQGPATAPTAAETDAFLAAHA is encoded by the coding sequence GTGAGCCGCCTCGTCTCCGTCGGCAACGTCGTCGTCGACATCGTCATGCGCGTGGACGCGATCCCGGAGCCCGGCGGCGACGTCATCGCTTCGGCATCCGAGATCACCGCGGGCGGCGGGCTCAACACGATGGTGGCCGCGGTCCGGGACGGGCTCCCGGTGGTGTTCGCCGGGCAGTACGGCACCGGGCCGTTCGGCGACGTCGTCCGAGCCGCGCTCGTCGACTCGGACGTCGAGGTCCTGCAGCCGGGACTCGACGACGTCGACAGCGGGTACTGCGTGGCACTCGTCGACGCGACGACCGAACGGACCTTCGTGACGAGCGTCGGTGCCGAGGGCCGCCTCGGTCGCGAGGACCTCGACCGGATCGTGCTCCGGTCCGACGACACGGTCTTCGTCTCCGGCTACGGCCTCGCCCACGCCGTCAACGGTCCGGCGATCGCCGACTGGCTGACGACGGTGCCGGACACGGTGCGCGTCGTGCTCGACCCGTCGCCCCTGGTCGACACGCTGCCCCCGGCGGTGCTCGGCCCCGTCATCGCCCGTGCGGACGTGGTCAGCGCCAACGGCCGGGAGGCGCGGCTCATGGCACCGACCGCCGCGGGACTCCCCGAGGCGGTCGCCGCGATCGCCGCGTCCGCCCGCGGCACCGCGCTGGTCCGCGACGGCGCAGCGGGCTGCTGGGTCGCCGAGTCCGGACGCGCCCCTGTCCTGGTGCCCGGCTTCCCCGTCGACGCGGTGGACTCGAACGGCGCGGGCGACGCCCACGGCGGGGTGTTCGTCGCAGCCCTGGCCCGCGGAGCGTCCCTGCACGAGTCGGTCCGGCGCGCGAACGCCGCAGCCGCCCTCGCGGTGACGCGGCAGGGGCCGGCGACGGCACCGACGGCCGCTGAGACCGACGCGTTCCTCGCGGCCCACGCCTGA
- a CDS encoding purine-cytosine permease family protein, with amino-acid sequence MAQDTTTRSGGTLSSGTLTSVEQRGIEPVPHDERNGAPGALFWVWFAANISILGLPLGATLVAFQGLTIWQALVVALIGAAGSFAVVGVISIAGRRGGAPGLTLSRAVFGVRGNIGPTAVSLLSRLGWETVNTTTAAFVLLSLFTILFGTDGDAKANPVLTIVAILVFVIATVLISGLGHAFIVAVQKWATWVFGALNVFVAVFLVLRVDWDVVGSQPAGPVAAMVIGIGTIAAGTGIGWATAGADIARYTRTSVKAGALISASAAGAGIPLVVLVGLGALVSAGDPTLAQAGDPVAAIRDLLPSWMAIPYLVAAFGGLLLSNHLSVYSASLTTLTLGVKVPRVWAVAVDVVVTTLGAMYFMLVADGFYAPFITFISVLAVPITAWLGVFIADMAKRRWYDPAALLDLRAGGRYWYRGGVAWGALSAWVVAIVVGFLFTSVQVGDADPVFVGALSDSWIGANGLGWVVTFVVAALVYLLTGGPRGQLHAPEERA; translated from the coding sequence ATGGCCCAGGACACCACCACACGCTCCGGCGGCACGCTCTCCAGCGGCACGCTGACGAGCGTCGAACAGCGCGGCATCGAGCCCGTGCCCCACGACGAGCGGAACGGCGCACCCGGCGCACTGTTCTGGGTCTGGTTCGCCGCGAACATCTCGATCCTCGGGCTCCCGCTCGGCGCGACCCTCGTGGCGTTCCAGGGCCTGACGATCTGGCAGGCGCTCGTCGTCGCGCTCATCGGCGCCGCAGGCTCGTTCGCGGTCGTCGGCGTGATCTCCATCGCCGGACGACGCGGCGGCGCCCCCGGACTGACCCTGAGCCGCGCGGTGTTCGGCGTCCGCGGCAACATCGGGCCGACCGCGGTGTCGCTGCTGTCCCGCCTGGGTTGGGAGACCGTGAACACCACGACCGCGGCCTTCGTGCTGCTGTCGCTCTTCACGATCCTCTTCGGCACCGACGGCGACGCGAAGGCGAACCCGGTGCTGACGATCGTCGCCATCCTGGTGTTCGTGATCGCCACCGTGCTCATCTCCGGGCTCGGTCACGCGTTCATCGTCGCCGTGCAGAAGTGGGCGACGTGGGTGTTCGGCGCGCTCAACGTGTTCGTCGCCGTCTTCCTGGTGCTCCGCGTCGACTGGGACGTCGTCGGGTCGCAGCCGGCGGGTCCGGTAGCCGCGATGGTCATCGGCATCGGCACCATCGCCGCGGGCACCGGCATCGGCTGGGCGACCGCCGGCGCGGACATCGCCCGGTACACGCGCACGTCGGTGAAGGCGGGCGCACTGATCAGCGCGAGCGCCGCCGGCGCGGGCATCCCGCTCGTGGTCCTGGTCGGTCTCGGTGCCCTCGTCTCCGCCGGCGACCCCACGCTCGCGCAGGCCGGTGACCCGGTGGCGGCGATCCGCGACCTGCTGCCGAGCTGGATGGCGATCCCGTACCTGGTCGCCGCGTTCGGCGGCCTGCTGCTGTCGAACCACCTGTCGGTGTACTCGGCGAGCCTCACCACGCTGACCCTCGGCGTCAAGGTGCCCCGGGTGTGGGCGGTCGCCGTCGACGTGGTCGTCACGACCCTCGGCGCGATGTACTTCATGCTCGTGGCCGACGGCTTCTACGCGCCCTTCATCACCTTCATCTCCGTGCTCGCGGTGCCGATCACGGCCTGGCTCGGGGTCTTCATCGCCGACATGGCGAAGCGACGCTGGTACGACCCGGCCGCGCTGCTCGACCTGCGCGCCGGCGGCCGCTACTGGTACCGCGGCGGTGTCGCCTGGGGTGCCCTCTCGGCCTGGGTCGTCGCGATCGTCGTCGGCTTCCTCTTCACCTCGGTGCAGGTCGGCGACGCGGACCCGGTGTTCGTCGGAGCGCTCTCCGACAGCTGGATCGGCGCGAACGGCCTCGGCTGGGTCGTGACGTTCGTCGTCGCCGCCCTGGTCTACCTGCTCACCGGCGGTCCCCGCGGCCAGCTGCACGCACCCGAGGAGCGCGCGTGA
- a CDS encoding ADP-ribosylglycohydrolase family protein has protein sequence MTTRQDTVNDQPHALAALTGLAIGDALGMPTQSMSLAQIRADHGRITGFADAGPHQRIAAGMPAGTITDDTEQAVMVAELLLEGDGHIDPTRFAEALIAWERAMEAKGSLDLLGPSTKTAVQRILDGVPASEAGSTGTTNGAAMRIAPVGIAVPSGDLVRLVDAVQDASRVTHDTGIGIAGASAVAAAVSAGIDGATRTEALDAAVAAATIGAARGHWVAGGDIAAKTTWARGFLPTVPTDGRIDAVAQVIGTSVASQESVVAALALVALDLDPWETLCTAASIGGDTDTIAAMAGAVLGAVHGPDAWPADAVATVTTVNHLDLGPLVDGLLTLRHRA, from the coding sequence ATGACGACCCGACAGGACACCGTGAACGACCAGCCCCACGCCCTCGCCGCTCTGACCGGACTCGCGATCGGCGACGCCCTCGGCATGCCCACGCAATCGATGTCCCTCGCGCAGATCCGCGCCGACCACGGGAGGATCACCGGGTTCGCCGACGCCGGACCGCACCAGCGGATCGCCGCCGGCATGCCCGCGGGCACGATCACCGACGACACCGAGCAGGCGGTCATGGTCGCCGAGCTGCTCCTCGAGGGCGACGGACACATCGACCCCACCCGCTTCGCCGAGGCACTCATCGCGTGGGAACGCGCGATGGAGGCCAAGGGGTCGCTCGACCTGCTCGGACCGAGCACGAAGACCGCCGTGCAGCGGATCCTCGACGGGGTGCCGGCGTCCGAGGCCGGCTCGACGGGCACGACGAACGGTGCCGCGATGCGGATCGCCCCGGTCGGGATCGCCGTGCCCTCCGGTGACCTCGTCCGCCTGGTCGACGCCGTGCAGGACGCGTCACGCGTCACCCACGACACCGGGATCGGCATCGCCGGGGCGAGCGCGGTCGCCGCCGCGGTGAGCGCCGGCATCGACGGTGCCACGCGGACCGAGGCACTCGACGCCGCGGTCGCCGCCGCCACGATCGGTGCGGCGCGCGGCCACTGGGTCGCCGGTGGCGACATCGCGGCGAAGACCACCTGGGCGCGCGGCTTCCTGCCCACCGTCCCCACCGACGGCCGGATCGACGCCGTCGCGCAGGTGATCGGCACGAGCGTGGCCAGCCAGGAGTCCGTCGTCGCTGCGCTCGCGCTCGTCGCGCTCGACCTCGATCCCTGGGAGACGCTCTGCACCGCCGCGTCGATCGGCGGCGACACCGACACGATCGCCGCGATGGCCGGTGCGGTGCTCGGCGCCGTGCACGGTCCGGACGCATGGCCCGCCGACGCGGTCGCCACCGTGACGACCGTCAACCACCTCGACCTCGGCCCGCTGGTCGACGGACTGCTCACGCTCCGTCACCGGGCCTGA
- a CDS encoding GntR family transcriptional regulator: MPVSSKRRLVADALRDAIATGRYRAGERLPGEHDLAARFAVSRGTVRAALADLADDEYISTHGGVGSVVTFDGAALDPRGGWARSIAASGTEVTTRVLRLDRVDDPHLQAEVDAADATFVVVDRLRTVVGGRPVSLERSVLPAIGRLATAPTAGLVDDSLTATIAEAGLVPASAEQWVDVVPLDAEDARLLDRAEGTPFLRSRRDSRTAQGAFVERVDSLLDPDRFRLHMRFGTTR; this comes from the coding sequence ATGCCCGTCTCATCGAAGCGACGCCTCGTCGCCGACGCCCTCCGCGACGCGATCGCGACGGGTCGGTACCGCGCCGGTGAGCGCCTGCCCGGCGAGCACGACCTCGCCGCCCGCTTCGCGGTGAGCCGCGGCACCGTCCGCGCCGCCCTCGCCGATCTGGCCGACGACGAGTACATCTCGACCCACGGGGGCGTCGGGTCGGTCGTGACCTTCGACGGCGCCGCCCTGGACCCGCGCGGCGGCTGGGCGCGATCGATCGCCGCCTCGGGCACCGAGGTGACCACACGCGTCCTGCGGCTCGACCGCGTGGACGACCCGCACCTCCAGGCCGAGGTGGACGCGGCGGACGCGACGTTCGTCGTGGTCGACCGCCTACGCACCGTCGTGGGCGGACGCCCGGTGTCCCTCGAGCGGAGCGTCCTGCCCGCCATCGGCCGCCTGGCCACCGCACCGACCGCCGGCCTGGTCGACGACTCGCTCACCGCGACCATCGCCGAGGCGGGACTCGTGCCGGCGAGCGCCGAGCAGTGGGTCGACGTCGTGCCCCTCGACGCCGAGGACGCCCGCCTGCTCGACCGCGCCGAGGGGACCCCGTTCCTCCGGAGCCGACGTGACTCGCGCACCGCCCAGGGCGCGTTCGTCGAGCGCGTCGACAGCCTCCTCGACCCAGACCGGTTCCGCCTGCACATGCGCTTCGGGACGACACGATGA
- the glgX gene encoding glycogen debranching protein GlgX has translation MTSSSRTPLGVTLVEGGANVALFSSTAERVEFCRFDEDGTEHRTELRNRTGYTFHDVVPDVTVGTRYGFRVHGAWDPANGLRHNPAKLLLDPYATAIDGSYEWGQALFGHDMDNPEQIDETDSASAMPKSVVADREFDWDGDTLLHIPYRDTVVYEVHVKGFTKQHPDVPEEIRGTYAGLAHPAAIKHLTDLGVTSVELLPTHQFVQDSTLADKGLRNYWGYNSIGFFAPHDEYSSSGTAGQQVTEFKEMVKALHAAGLEVIMDVVYNHTAEGNHMGPTLSFKGIDNASYYRLVEGDEGNYFDTTGTGNSLNVSHPSALGLITDSLRYWVEEMHVDGFRFDLATTLTRQDGEAEKHSAFLDIIHQDPVLREVKMIAEPWDTAGYQVGGFPADWSEWNGKYRDDLRAFWRGDEGTLGDAVQRALGSPDVYEGSRRSPLCSVNFVTAHDGFTLADLTMYAEKHNEANGEDNNDGESNNTSFNGGIEGPTDDGAVNDYRDRQRRNFLGTLLLSAGVPMILGGDEIARSQGGNNNAYCQDDEISWFDWHAADRDLLAFTTAAIAFRKEHEALRPEWYRTAPGDSESTVQVLRADAQGFEDGDWADGGNRAVILVLQRGDDTVAALLNASDTTVEFTLPEKPGGGSWSLGLSSDPDQAVEGDATTLLVRDASFTALV, from the coding sequence ATGACCTCTTCCTCCCGCACGCCCCTCGGTGTCACCCTCGTCGAGGGCGGCGCCAACGTCGCCCTCTTCTCCAGCACCGCCGAGCGCGTGGAGTTCTGCCGCTTCGACGAGGACGGCACCGAGCACCGCACCGAGCTCCGCAACCGCACCGGGTACACGTTCCACGACGTCGTGCCGGACGTGACCGTCGGCACCCGCTACGGCTTCCGCGTGCACGGCGCGTGGGACCCGGCGAACGGCCTCCGCCACAACCCGGCGAAGCTCCTCCTCGACCCCTACGCCACCGCGATCGACGGCTCGTACGAGTGGGGCCAGGCGCTGTTCGGGCACGACATGGACAACCCCGAGCAGATCGACGAGACCGACTCGGCGAGCGCCATGCCGAAGTCCGTCGTCGCCGACCGCGAGTTCGACTGGGACGGGGACACGCTGCTCCACATCCCGTACCGCGACACCGTCGTCTACGAGGTGCACGTCAAGGGCTTCACGAAGCAGCACCCCGACGTGCCCGAGGAGATCCGCGGCACCTACGCGGGCCTGGCGCACCCGGCGGCGATCAAGCACCTGACCGACCTCGGCGTCACGTCGGTCGAGCTGCTGCCGACGCACCAGTTCGTGCAGGACTCGACCCTGGCCGACAAGGGCCTCCGGAACTACTGGGGCTACAACAGCATCGGCTTCTTCGCCCCGCACGACGAGTACTCGTCCTCGGGCACCGCCGGCCAGCAGGTCACCGAGTTCAAGGAGATGGTCAAGGCCCTGCACGCCGCGGGGCTCGAGGTCATCATGGACGTCGTCTACAACCACACCGCCGAGGGCAACCACATGGGCCCGACGCTGTCCTTCAAGGGCATCGACAACGCCTCGTACTACCGCCTGGTCGAGGGCGACGAGGGCAACTACTTCGACACGACCGGCACGGGCAACTCGCTCAACGTGTCGCACCCGTCGGCGCTCGGGCTCATCACCGACTCGCTGCGCTACTGGGTCGAGGAGATGCACGTCGACGGCTTCCGCTTCGACCTGGCGACGACGCTGACCCGCCAGGACGGCGAGGCCGAGAAGCACTCCGCGTTCCTCGACATCATCCACCAGGACCCGGTGCTCCGCGAGGTGAAGATGATCGCCGAGCCGTGGGACACCGCCGGGTACCAGGTCGGTGGCTTCCCGGCCGACTGGTCGGAGTGGAACGGCAAGTACCGCGACGACCTCCGCGCGTTCTGGCGCGGTGACGAGGGCACGCTCGGCGACGCCGTCCAGCGCGCCCTCGGCTCCCCCGACGTGTACGAAGGCTCCCGTCGTTCCCCGCTCTGCTCGGTGAACTTCGTCACCGCGCACGACGGCTTCACCCTGGCCGACCTGACGATGTACGCCGAGAAGCACAACGAGGCCAACGGCGAGGACAACAACGACGGCGAGAGCAACAACACCTCGTTCAACGGCGGCATCGAGGGCCCGACCGACGACGGCGCCGTGAACGACTACCGCGACCGCCAGCGCCGGAACTTCCTCGGCACGCTGCTGCTCTCGGCGGGTGTCCCGATGATCCTGGGCGGCGACGAGATCGCCCGCTCGCAGGGCGGCAACAACAACGCGTACTGCCAGGACGACGAGATCTCGTGGTTCGACTGGCACGCCGCCGACCGTGACCTGCTCGCCTTCACCACCGCGGCGATCGCGTTCCGCAAGGAGCACGAGGCGCTCCGCCCGGAGTGGTACCGTACGGCCCCCGGCGACTCGGAGTCCACGGTGCAGGTGCTCCGCGCCGACGCGCAGGGCTTCGAGGACGGCGACTGGGCAGACGGCGGCAACCGCGCGGTGATTCTCGTGCTGCAGCGTGGGGACGACACCGTCGCGGCGCTGCTCAACGCGTCGGACACCACGGTCGAGTTCACGCTGCCGGAGAAGCCGGGCGGCGGTTCGTGGTCGCTCGGCCTGTCGAGCGACCCGGACCAGGCCGTCGAGGGCGACGCGACGACGCTGCTCGTGCGCGACGCGTCCTTCACGGCGCTGGTGTAG
- the msrA gene encoding peptide-methionine (S)-S-oxide reductase MsrA, which produces MTTTETAILAGGCFWGAQQLLRRRPGVISTRVGYSGGDTPNATYRNHGDHAEAVEIVFDPSQISYRDLLEFFFQIHDPSTKDRQGNDVGRSYRSAIFYQDDEQRQVALDTIADVDASGIWPGKVVTEVEPAGDFWEAEEEHQDYLEKYPAGYTCHFVRPGWKLPHRDEATASV; this is translated from the coding sequence ATGACCACGACCGAGACCGCCATCCTCGCCGGCGGCTGCTTCTGGGGAGCGCAGCAGCTCCTCCGTCGCCGTCCGGGTGTCATCAGCACGCGCGTCGGGTACTCCGGCGGCGACACCCCGAACGCCACGTACCGGAACCACGGCGACCACGCCGAGGCCGTCGAGATCGTCTTCGACCCGTCACAGATCTCGTACCGTGACCTGCTCGAGTTCTTCTTCCAGATCCACGACCCGTCCACCAAGGACCGGCAGGGCAACGACGTCGGCCGCAGCTACCGCTCGGCGATCTTCTACCAGGACGACGAGCAGCGCCAGGTCGCGCTCGACACCATCGCGGACGTCGACGCATCCGGCATCTGGCCGGGCAAGGTCGTCACCGAGGTCGAGCCCGCCGGCGACTTCTGGGAGGCCGAGGAGGAGCACCAGGACTACCTCGAGAAGTACCCCGCCGGGTACACCTGCCACTTCGTGCGCCCGGGCTGGAAGCTCCCGCACCGCGACGAGGCGACCGCCTCGGTCTGA
- a CDS encoding TetR/AcrR family transcriptional regulator: protein MTQDQQTQDQQTRAYRSRGERRDELLDAAALVVRDHGLPGLTTRAVAERAGVAHGVVHYVFGARRNLVVALLERQARDVLPRVLAAADQHDELVEALDAGVAAYLDLVRREPERFRLLEAVSRTALDGDDTLVAAERTLWHDGVTAGITRWTARHGIELAEPTAVAADAVLALVDGLGRAAWSDPDGSPTDRTRAVLVRGLAHALTH from the coding sequence ATGACGCAGGACCAGCAGACGCAGGACCAGCAGACGCGGGCGTACCGCAGCAGAGGGGAACGGCGCGACGAGCTCCTCGACGCCGCCGCCCTCGTCGTGCGCGACCACGGCCTGCCGGGCCTCACCACGCGGGCGGTCGCCGAGCGCGCCGGCGTCGCACACGGTGTCGTGCACTACGTCTTCGGCGCCCGGCGGAACCTCGTCGTCGCGCTCCTCGAGCGACAGGCGCGGGACGTCCTGCCCCGCGTGCTCGCCGCCGCGGACCAGCACGACGAGCTGGTCGAGGCGCTCGACGCCGGGGTGGCCGCGTACCTGGACCTGGTCCGCCGGGAGCCGGAGCGCTTCCGACTGCTCGAGGCCGTCAGCCGCACCGCCCTCGACGGGGACGACACGCTCGTCGCCGCCGAGCGGACCCTCTGGCACGACGGCGTCACGGCCGGCATCACCCGCTGGACCGCACGACACGGCATCGAACTCGCCGAGCCGACCGCGGTGGCCGCGGACGCCGTGCTCGCCCTGGTCGACGGACTCGGGCGCGCGGCCTGGAGCGATCCGGACGGCTCCCCCACCGACCGTACCCGCGCGGTGCTCGTCCGTGGGCTCGCACACGCCCTCACCCACTGA
- a CDS encoding GNAT family N-acetyltransferase, translating into MSITVRPASRSEVPAAAAVLAEAFAADPVLAEIRPSRSGEDRTAVLGALFTALVRSVPERARALDVAVDGDRVVGAAFWQAPRPHVGGTVAFLRQVPELLRVLGVGGAFRALRHLRRMDRARPDAPHWYLAEIGVAAAARGQGVGGLLLEHALRRVDGLGADAYLESSTPQNRRLYRRHGFGDGAPITGFRAAAPVSMWRPAVA; encoded by the coding sequence ATGTCGATCACCGTCCGCCCCGCGTCCCGGTCCGAGGTGCCCGCAGCAGCGGCCGTGCTGGCCGAGGCCTTCGCCGCCGATCCCGTCCTCGCCGAGATCCGCCCGTCACGGTCGGGCGAGGACCGCACCGCCGTGCTCGGCGCGCTCTTCACGGCACTCGTCCGCTCGGTCCCCGAGCGTGCCCGCGCGCTCGACGTCGCGGTCGACGGCGATCGTGTGGTCGGTGCAGCGTTCTGGCAGGCGCCACGACCGCACGTGGGTGGCACGGTCGCGTTCCTCCGGCAGGTCCCCGAGCTCCTCCGGGTCCTCGGGGTCGGTGGTGCGTTCCGCGCGCTGCGGCACCTGCGCCGGATGGACCGTGCACGACCGGACGCGCCGCACTGGTACCTCGCCGAGATCGGCGTCGCCGCCGCGGCCCGGGGTCAGGGGGTCGGCGGGCTCCTGCTCGAGCACGCGCTGCGGCGGGTCGACGGACTCGGTGCGGACGCGTACCTCGAGTCCTCGACGCCGCAGAACCGACGGCTCTACCGTCGCCACGGCTTCGGTGACGGGGCACCGATCACCGGCTTCCGTGCGGCGGCGCCCGTCTCGATGTGGCGACCGGCGGTCGCCTGA
- a CDS encoding metal ABC transporter solute-binding protein, Zn/Mn family, with protein sequence MTRRFRVGAALALAAGLVTTTAGCSSAGSDRPVVAVTTNILGDVVSEVVGDAADVMVLMPPGADPHSFEVSAQEAARLRTADLVVENGLGLEEGVARHVEAAASDGVPVFTAGDHVDALEWTTEDDSGPDPHLWTDPARMVDVVEALDGALREAGVEPSGTAAYLDELTTLDTEMSEAFAGIPDERRALVTNHHVFGYLADRYGFRVVGAVIPSGTTLASPSAADLRDLAAAIDEAGVPTIFADLSQPARLAEVLADEVDVHVEIRSLATESLTEDGAASTYLGMMRSNTDAIVDGLSISR encoded by the coding sequence GTGACGCGCCGGTTCCGGGTCGGGGCTGCACTGGCCCTCGCCGCGGGACTCGTGACGACCACGGCGGGGTGCTCGTCCGCGGGATCGGACCGCCCGGTCGTCGCGGTGACGACGAACATCCTCGGCGACGTCGTCTCCGAGGTGGTCGGGGACGCCGCCGACGTGATGGTCCTCATGCCCCCGGGCGCGGACCCGCACTCGTTCGAGGTGTCCGCGCAGGAAGCCGCCCGACTCCGGACCGCCGACCTCGTCGTCGAGAACGGCCTCGGGCTCGAGGAGGGCGTCGCGCGGCACGTCGAGGCAGCCGCGTCCGACGGGGTCCCGGTGTTCACCGCCGGCGACCACGTCGACGCGCTCGAGTGGACGACCGAGGACGACAGCGGCCCGGATCCGCACCTGTGGACAGACCCGGCTCGCATGGTGGACGTCGTCGAGGCGCTCGACGGAGCCCTGCGTGAGGCCGGCGTCGAGCCGAGCGGGACCGCCGCCTACCTCGACGAGCTGACCACGCTCGACACCGAGATGTCCGAGGCGTTCGCGGGCATCCCGGACGAGCGCCGGGCCCTCGTGACGAACCACCACGTGTTCGGGTACCTCGCCGACCGATACGGCTTCCGCGTGGTCGGCGCCGTGATCCCCAGCGGCACGACCCTGGCGTCGCCGAGCGCCGCCGACCTGCGGGACCTCGCTGCAGCGATCGACGAGGCCGGGGTCCCGACGATCTTCGCCGACCTGTCGCAGCCCGCGCGCCTGGCCGAAGTGCTGGCCGACGAGGTCGACGTGCACGTCGAGATCCGCTCGCTCGCCACCGAGTCACTGACCGAGGACGGAGCAGCGTCGACCTACCTCGGCATGATGCGCTCGAACACGGACGCGATCGTCGACGGCCTGTCGATTTCTAGATGA